The following DNA comes from Triticum aestivum cultivar Chinese Spring chromosome 3D, IWGSC CS RefSeq v2.1, whole genome shotgun sequence.
GCTCACTCTAACTATCTGTCCTGATGTGGTCTCATGGCCAAGAAAAACACATCATGGAGTTTGTGGTGCTTTTGTCCCACGAAATGACATATCTGTAACCCGTTGGGTTATTGTTCGGCGCTTCGATCTGTCAATGGTTATTCGCCTGATCTTCTTCCCTGGCAATACAACAACGTGCAACGGTTTGATAATCTAGCTTGCAAAGGGTGTGTCTCCGATCACAATGCATTCAACGATCTTCTGTTCTTACTTACCGGGATGGATGGTTCACCAGGCTTATTAAAACATTTGAGGTTAGTCTAGCTTATGCAGGTTTAGTCTTCTCCTATTTCGTCGAGGGCTTAAAAAAAGTGAAAATGCAAAAGATGAAGTTAGAGGTAACGACATCAAGGAACTTTGATGCAGCTTTAGTTGCATAAGAAATCTTTTTTGTAATTGTATTTTCAGTTTTTTCGATCCAACGCAATATTTTGTATTTGATGAATAAAATTGTTTTTTAAGATGTCTAAGTTGTAGGCAATCTCTTTTTGAAGGAAGGGCACCCTTAGTTTTTCTATCATTTTTAAGAGAACCCGTTATCTTTATTAGTGCAAGTACTATATTTACCTAACCGATGAAGCCCAGTCCCATCCACCTTACAACTCTagtatttttttcatttcgagggTTAACTAGTGATTTGGCATAGGAAATTCCCTATTTGATGCTTATTGTGTCAAATTGCTCGAAAAACACACATGGTTTACTTCATTTGGGACAGACCAACTCGAGAAGTGACTCGGAAGCAGTTTCATTTCGTTTCAACAATTCTGGCTCATCTTTCCTTTTCTGGTTTTCATGGTTTacttcattttttccttttctttggttTGTTGGTTTTTCCGCTTCCATTTACGTACTTTttattcttctttctttctttattccatcttcactaacccgcaaaaaaaaaattccTTCTTGACTAGTTTTTTTCTCCGCCACTTCCTTTGGGCTTTTCTCGGTTACTTCGGACTTATTTCATCCTTTTCTTTTTCCCCATTTTTTTCTATTTACTGATCATGACTATTTTCCCCATTTAATTGTTTTAGAACTTTATGTTTTTGTGATTTTtagaatttatgaacatttttatacacaccATGAATTTTACAATAACACAATAAATTTTATGAAATGCAATTCAAATTGTTTTTAAACATGCCAACGTATTTGGACAATTTATATATATTTTAATATAcagtgaatatttttaaaaaattcacaacatttttaaaaattgcaaatATCTTTAAAAATTAAGGAATCTTTTCATATTGTGAGTATTTCATTTTTCAGTTTTTGGGAATCCTTCAAAAAATGTTAAcatctttatttattttttaaggGATTTTTAGTATGTAAAATGTAAAAAAGATTCGACAGCCGGTTATCGGGCTAAAACAGACAGGAAAACCGAACAACGAAAACCGCTCAAGCAGCGCTGCGCTTATCGTCAGAGTGGGCCGGCCCACTACACTCGTGGTGTCTCGCCTCACaccaaccctagccgccaggagTCCAGGACGCCGCCGAGCCCATCCACCATCCCAGTCACCGCCCGTCCACCGCCGCTTTCGTCCTCCCCCACCGCCGTTccaagccgccgcctcctcctccgcgaccacctcctcctctccatctAGCCCTAGCGCCGCCAGCCAGCCCGCTCGCTCGCCTGCCACTCCCGTCAGCCGCTGCGAGGAGGAGACCATGAAGCTCGACGTGAACGCCCTCCGCTACCTCTCCAAGGATGACTTCCGCGTCCTCACCGCCTGCGAGATGGGCATGCGCAACGTAAGGCCTTAAACCCTACACCTCAGCAAAGCCTCCACCCGACGCCATGTGAGACTGTTTCGCGCTGACGCTTCGGTTTTGCTTTTGGATTCGCAGCACGAGATCGTGCCCGCGGAGCTCGTCGACCGCATCGCCGGATTGAAGTGAGTTGTGACGCATGCTCTGCTGTGAATTTTGCTGTATGTGGTCTGGGAAATTGATGCCTGTGGTAGGTGTATTTAGCTGCCAAGTGTGGGGATGGTGATTAGCGTTCTCAGCCGAGTTGATATGATAGCTCGTGGGCTGTCATTTAAGGTTAATCGTTGGGTCTGAACTTCACATAGTGTTTCGGTTAAGCTTTGCACCTTTGCAATTTGTGATGCACAATATCAATAGTTGTATACATAACCGTTGATTAAAACGAAGTTGGAATTCACTGTCAGAACTTTGGGCTGCAGTAATGTAATGTCCACTGCGTGTTGAAAAAGTCGAGGTCCGAGACCACGGCTTAAAACAACTTAGGTTCTCTCTGTGTTAGAGCTCAGTATTCTTTGGAAACCATTTTTAAATGGATTATATtgtttggtttaatagatctcTACGTTATCTTGGTGAGTGTATTATAATTCTTTGTGGATTTAGGCATGGAGGCACATATAAAGTGCTGCGGAATCTGTTGAAGAACAAACTGGTGCACCATGATTGTAAAAAATGTGAGTCATTGATGTCGAACCTTGCTTCATTTTATGCTTAGATGTATATCTGGATTATCATAGGTGCTTTTCCTTTTTTTGGTTATAGATGATGGGTTTCGGCTCACATACCTTGGGTATGACTTCCTCGCCATAAAAACTTTGGTTAATCGTGGAGTCTTTGCTTCGGTTGGTCGCCAAATCGGTGTTGGAAAAGAGTCAGGTACATGGATTATTGATTTCCTGCTCATTTTATATATTTTGCCTCAGTTTATGGTTGTTATCCTGTGCTTTACTTATATTTTAAAGTTGCACAAGAAAGACATTGTGAAACATGCGAGTCACTGCTTGTCCTTGCATGTTCTGTTATATACTATCTGTGATGACATATCAGTTTACAACTCGATTAAGAAAAAGAACAGCTAACTAAAGTTCTAAACACCCAATCATGTAAACACAGCCCAACCAAACTAGATTATCATAATCCATGGCAATGCCATATCGAATCCTAGATTGTACCTAGCAAATGTCAAGTGCTTTATGTGGAATGTTTATTTTTCTTATAGATATATTTGAGGTTGCCACGGAGGATGGAACAGTGTTGGCCATGAAGCTTCATAGGTTGGGTAGGACATCTTTTAGGGCTGTCAAATCAAAGCGTGACTATTTAGCCCACCGGAGGAGCTTTAACTGGCTGTACTTATCACGACTGGCGGCCCTCAAGGAATTTGCTTTTATGAAGGTTTTTGCATGGCTATACTTTTCTTAAATTTTGATCTGTCTAACTGCTTAATTGTTTAACACTCTTATATTGTTTTCTCATTCCACTTGAAGGCTTTAGGAGACCATGGATTCCCTGTTCCCACAGCGGTGGACTGCAATCGGCACTGTGTGATTATGTCACTTGTGCCGGGATATCCACTGTAAGTTGACATTCCTGTAAATGAATTTTAATTTTATTCATGAGTCTTTTTCCCTTTACGCAGAGACTGACATAGGCGTTGCATTCTGTTATGCAGTGTTCAGATAAGAGAATTGCAAAATCCAGATGATGTTTTTGACAAAATTCTTGGTCTTGTAATTCGTTTGGCGGAGCATGGGCTGATACATTGTGATTTTAATGAATTCAATATCATGGTACTACTTTTACCCTCTCTTATCATCATTACACTTGGATAAGTCAGCTTGTTCATTCTTCGTTTCTCTCTTTCTTGTATTTGCCTTTGCAATGTTTTAGATTCTGTAGTTTCTGCATCATGTTTATGAACCAATTATGTTTTTCTCGGTGCTGCTTCTTTGAAGTATGCTCTGATGTCAGTGGTTTTGGAGGTTTCAGAGAGAAATATAGTGATTTTGGATCGTAACCTTTATCAAGGTTTGCCATGTGTACGAAACAAAACACATGCCTTTAAACTGCCATTTCGAGTTGAACAGAATGGTGTTTTCAGTATTTAATTCTTCAACAAGCATAACTGAAGTTTTTTGATTTGTCAGTATCTTTACCCTATATTTTATCCTTCATGTGTATTGATGTTCTGCAGATTGACGATGATGAAACTGTTACGATGATCGACTTCCCACAGATGGTATCTGTTTCGCACCGGAATGCCCAGATGTATGTAGCATATTCTAATAGCTAAAGCCTAACAGGGGACTGCTTTCTGTTCAATATTCATGAGGTTTGTTTTTGCAGGTATTTTGATCGAGATATTGGGTGTATCTACAAGTTCTTCAACAAAAGGTATCACCTTACAGAGTGTAATATAAAAATACCATCTTATCCATTACAACTGATTTTATTATTAAGCTTTGTCTTCCTTTTGTATCAGGTTCAATCTTACAGAGAAAGGTGGACAAGATGGTTCTGAAACTGATGATGATGACAGTGGCAGGCCGTCCTTTCTGTCCATTCAAAAGTCTTCTGGTGCCTTGGACAAAGAACTAGCTGCCAGTGGCTTCACCAAAAAAGAGCAAGTTGAGATAGAAAAGGTGGGTCAGATGTTGGTGCAAAACTCATATTGATGAGTTTGTCATTTTGAAGATCTATAAGATTTTACTATAACGGCAGAAGTATTGTCATTTGGTTAATGTTGATAATGGGGGCGTGACCATATGGGGATCTTGTGACAATGCACTTTTTGAAGGCAATAACATTATTAGATCACAAAATTATGTTAAAGTTTTAGATAAAAATGGAGTGTTCCTTGTCATGTGCAGTCGTATTAATTTTACATTGAATATCGATAATTAGATCCTGGTGAGTGCTGACCTTCTCTTCCTTTCACGTGATTACAGTTCATTGATGAGAATGCTGAAGAACACGATTCCGGCTCAGATGATGAGGATTCAACATCAGAACAGGATAGTGAAGGTGGCGATGCCGTGTCTGCTGAAATCAGTTCCTTGAAAATAGTAGACCAGGTATTGATCTGCATCTAAATATTTTTCTAATTTAAATTTGTCGCCAAGCTTTGCCCACTGCCAAACTGTCATCCAGCAGATTCAGTTTTCTCAGTTACTAGTTTTTGAAGTATGTTTTGGTGGATATTGTTCAGGACCCTGCAGGTGTGCCTGATCTTGTTGTGATGGATTCAGATAAACATGAAACTTTATCTAAAGAGGTTAGTAATATATTCATTTGACTGACTAGACAAACTTATCAATGGATATTGCTTACTTCTGCTGATCTACCTTGCAGCATGCAACAAGCACAAGTCCCAGTGGCGAGAACAAATCGACAGATCCAGCCGACGATGGCATCGTGGACCCTAAGGGAGCCGAATCaggaggcgacgacgacgatgactcGTCTGAGGATACCGAGGATGAAGATGACGCATTGCTGACAAAGCAGCTGAACAAGCAAAGGAAAAGGGCGATGGCAGCCGCCCTCGGGCGTAGAAGGCCCCTCAACTCGAGGAACGCTTACAAGGATAAGGGCAAGGGCACCATGAACTCCAAGATCCAGAGGCAAGCCTGCCAATGGTGAAAGGTTGGTTGGTCCTGCTTGTTTCTGGTTGGAGATCTCAAGAAGGTTTGGTGCGGTCTTGAGTGCGCCGAGCGGACTCGCTAGTCGTACGAGTATATTTCCGTTGTCAGTTTTGGTTGTTGTACTGGTGCTTCTCCAGGGTTTTACCCGCTGAGCTGTAGTAAAAAAAATGTGATACTGGTATCTTGTACTATTATCAGCTATAAGTACTATACACTTGTTGCTCTTTGGCAGTTTACTAAAGCAAAACCAAGCCTATATCATTCTCCTGAGGTGTAACCAGTTGCCGTTCCCGCTAGATTGTGTCTTACTGATACATGACACTTCAATCTACCTTGGCAGTGAGCGGCGGCACTGCATCATGGCGGCGGCTCGCCGCAGCATCTCCAGCCGGGAGGACGCGCCGTGCCTGGTGGGTCCGGCCGCGGCTGCGGCAGCAGCATCCTTGGATAACTCTGTCCTCATCCTGGCCTTCTGCGCCCACCCCACCAGCCCCTGCTGGATGTGCTCGTCGAAGATCTCCTTGTTGAAGAAGGTCCCCATCTGCGCCACGATCGCGTACAGCGGCAGGGTGCTGTAGCTGCACAGCAGCTGGATGACGACCCTGCAAGCAAAGGGCAAAACCAACAGCTGTCTTTGAGCCTGAACTTGAAAAACATGGCTGTTTGCTTGCTTCTTTTTCTTCATAATGAGAAGAGTGAGACGATGGATTGCCACCCACCCGATGACGAGCCTCGGCACGATGAACGGGACGTGGTCCATGATGCACGAGTTGAAGCCGTAGGTGGTCTTGCAAATGGCAAAAGGAAAACCCAACAGAGACACAGTTAGTCACTAGCATCCATcctctcttcttttctcttctacTGATATGTACTTTGCAGAGGACACTTACGAGGATCCAGAAGAAGAGCGCGATCTCGAAGGCGTTCTGGAAGAGGATGAAGTGGATCAGGTAGAGGATCACCCTCGGCTTACCGCACCAGAAGTGCTCGTCCGACGGGTTCACCACCAGGTCGCCCTCGATCGCCGAGTGCTTCTCCGCGACGTCGTGCGCCAGCTGAGCTATCACGTGCTCCAGCTTCGTGCCCACGGCCAGCAGCAgctgcaagcagcagcagcagcagcagcagcacaaggaGGCTTATCTACAGAAATTCACACTTTGACATGCGTGCTGGGGTTCAGGGACACTTACGATGAGAGGAAGGAAGGAGATCCAGAAGTAGGTGTGCCAGCCTGCAGGTCAATCAGCAAGTGGTATACGATGCTGCAATAGTTGTAAACACTGGAAATGGCAATGTGATTGCAACTTACCATTGACGTTCAGCAACATGAATATCACCACGAATATCCACAGGTACCACCTAAATGTAGCAATGGTAAAAAAATTGATCAGGCCACCCGGTTGCGCTGCTCAACAGCTACTGCTAAATGAACCCAGGAATTGAGAATTTTCACCCGAAACATCGACCTGGGAATTATCAAAAACATAATTTCTGAGTTTGGATTACCTTATGCCAACTACCTTCTTGAAATCAGCCTCCAGAGCCCGCACCATGTATCTGTGAAAGCCAAATTttgggtttcctcggcaatgcgTCTGCAGAGAAAATGAGCTCCTGTTAATTCTCACAGATGAAGAGCATGGAGTGTCAGCATGCTGTTGAACTATCATCTTTACCATGATGAAACCGAGTCGCATGGTCGCGTAGTCCGATTTAGTGACTGACGCATAAAACTGCTTAACAAAAGAATGCTGAAGGAATGTTCTGATTAGTAGGGCAGGTTTagcaaaaaatatagatatgttcgTATGAAGAGGATACGTGGTGTTTGACTGAAAACCATGATTATGGGATGCATTTCTTACCATCCAGCTCAACACCGTAGACTCCATGCCAACACCATTAAAACGTTCCCTGATAAATTCAAATTGTTGAACGTTGGTCAACTTCTTAGGTCCTGCAGTTCCACAGGATTGCATAAGCCATAACTAGGCAGCCTATTTTTCCTTAAATATGCATACATTTCTAGCATTAAATTATTTCTAAAGTAAAGGTATCGATTAGATCAAAATGTGGGGCAGCAACCGACCGTTTCCTGCATTGTTTTTATGAATTTCAGTCTCCCATTGTTTCCATTGGCGAATCTGAGCAATAGAAGAGTGTTCAAGTTAACTTGCAAACAAAATCAATCATTAGTGGAGTTATAAAAACACTAAACCAAAACCGGTGTTATGAAAGTTGACCTTGGCGCCTCCTAAAACCATGGTCAGAACACTGAAAATCACATGGGTGATGGCCAGAACAAAAATGAAAATATGCAACTGATGTAACGCTTCGAGCGACAGCAAAGGAACTTTTccctgccaacacaaaaaaccggAGTTAGCACAAGGTTACCTAGGATCATTCCAGCATTGCACATCTTTTATATGTTGGAAGAACTGGGGTTAAAGTCATATAGCACTCTTTGTCTTTGTGCGCACCCACTTTTAAAATTCAGTGAGCAAGGTAACATCCGTAGTTAGCAACTTGCAAACATATGTTATATATTTCTATAGTGCACTAGCATAACCTGAATTAGAGTGAAATTGTATGTATTAATTATGAAGTGCATAATTAAACAAAAGGTGACTCTTCAAACTAACGGCCCATTCACCTTGTTTCTGCAATGGTCGGACCGCGGCGCATTCCTAGGAAGCAGCCTGCGACCGCCGAGAGCGGCAACAGAATGCTCCTCCATCTTCTTGCAGGGCAGCAAGTAGTTGGTCCAGCTGGGAGGGATGCATGTCCTTTGGATCACGTCTTGCGACACCGTCATCAGCAGAGAGATGAACCCCAGAAGCATCAGCTCTGCATCATCATCACACCCAAAGACAGTCTGAAACTGGAAATGCAGCTCATGCTTATGCAGAAGGCACCATTTGTTCTCATCTGATTGAGGCCAAATGAGACGGTGAACGAACGAGCCCTGAGCTACCCCCTCATTTTGCAATCAATAAGATGGATAAAGGGAGCAGAGGGGAGATGAACATTCTGCAATGAGAAATGCTGTTGAAACTCTGAAGAAAAGGTGAATGCTACTGTGTACCTTCTTTCACCTTGAGGAGGGCCTCGAAGAGCGCCTTCTGGTGCTTCCTCTTGAGCGTCTGCATGCATGCACTCCGTATTAAGCGCATCGAGGCAAGGGGAGATCATCGGCGAGACTGGGGTTGGCCGGGTCACCTTGCCGAGGTAATGGAGGCATCGTTCGGCGGCGAGGGAGATGGTCACGATGAGGGAGCAGACCCCCGCGACGATCCACGTCGGCGTGTACTCCAGCGCGTCCGCATCCACCTCCCCGCCAGCGCCACCGCCCTCCATAACCCCAGTCACCTCCGCCGCCACCGGCAGGCGATCGGCCTCACCTTCCGGCCATCTGTCTGGCCGCGAAACGCAGAAGAGACGTCGTGGGCCGCCgcagggtggcggtggcggtggagtcGCTCGTTCGCGATCGGCAGTGCGGGCTTGGTTCGTT
Coding sequences within:
- the LOC123080098 gene encoding serine/threonine-protein kinase rio2, with protein sequence MKLDVNALRYLSKDDFRVLTACEMGMRNHEIVPAELVDRIAGLKHGGTYKVLRNLLKNKLVHHDCKKYDGFRLTYLGYDFLAIKTLVNRGVFASVGRQIGVGKESDIFEVATEDGTVLAMKLHRLGRTSFRAVKSKRDYLAHRRSFNWLYLSRLAALKEFAFMKALGDHGFPVPTAVDCNRHCVIMSLVPGYPLVQIRELQNPDDVFDKILGLVIRLAEHGLIHCDFNEFNIMIDDDETVTMIDFPQMVSVSHRNAQMYFDRDIGCIYKFFNKRFNLTEKGGQDGSETDDDDSGRPSFLSIQKSSGALDKELAASGFTKKEQVEIEKFIDENAEEHDSGSDDEDSTSEQDSEGGDAVSAEISSLKIVDQDPAGVPDLVVMDSDKHETLSKEHATSTSPSGENKSTDPADDGIVDPKGAESGGDDDDDSSEDTEDEDDALLTKQLNKQRKRAMAAALGRRRPLNSRNAYKDKGKGTMNSKIQRQACQW
- the LOC123080100 gene encoding MLO-like protein 1 isoform X1, encoding MEGGGAGGEVDADALEYTPTWIVAGVCSLIVTISLAAERCLHYLGKTLKRKHQKALFEALLKVKEELMLLGFISLLMTVSQDVIQRTCIPPSWTNYLLPCKKMEEHSVAALGGRRLLPRNAPRSDHCRNKGKVPLLSLEALHQLHIFIFVLAITHVIFSVLTMVLGGAKIRQWKQWETEIHKNNAGNGPKKLTNVQQFEFIRERFNGVGMESTVLSWMHSFVKQFYASVTKSDYATMRLGFIMTHCRGNPKFGFHRYMVRALEADFKKVVGIRWYLWIFVVIFMLLNVNGWHTYFWISFLPLILLLAVGTKLEHVIAQLAHDVAEKHSAIEGDLVVNPSDEHFWCGKPRVILYLIHFILFQNAFEIALFFWILTTYGFNSCIMDHVPFIVPRLVIGVVIQLLCSYSTLPLYAIVAQMGTFFNKEIFDEHIQQGLVGWAQKARMRTELSKDAAAAAAAGPTRHGASSRLEMLRRAAAMMQCRRSLPR
- the LOC123080100 gene encoding MLO-like protein 1 isoform X2, with the protein product MEGGGAGGEVDADALEYTPTWIVAGVCSLIVTISLAAERCLHYLGKTLKRKHQKALFEALLKVKEELMLLGFISLLMTVSQDVIQRTCIPPSWTNYLLPCKKMEEHSVAALGGRRLLPRNAPRSDHCRNKGKVPLLSLEALHQLHIFIFVLAITHVIFSVLTMVLGGAKIRQWKQWETEIHKNNAGNGPKKLTNVQQFEFIRERFNGVGMESTVLSWMHSFVKQFYASVTKSDYATMRLGFIMTHCRGNPKFGFHRYMVRALEADFKKVVGIRWYLWIFVVIFMLLNVNGWHTYFWISFLPLILLLAVGTKLEHVIAQLAHDVAEKHSAIEGDLVVNPSDEHFWCGKPRVILYLIHFILFQNAFEIALFFWILTTYGFNSCIMDHVPFIVPRLVIGWVAIHRLTLLIMKKKKQANSHVFQVQAQRQLLVLPFACRVVIQLLCSYSTLPLYAIVAQMGTFFNKEIFDEHIQQGLVGWAQKARMRTELSKDAAAAAAAGPTRHGASSRLEMLRRAAAMMQCRRSLPR